A part of Anaerolineales bacterium genomic DNA contains:
- a CDS encoding glycosyl hydrolase family 35 — MCGWFSLLIKMTGAAMGIFVNKTDFNDDFGRQVMLRGVNLAGSSKVPYTPPGATYTQEGFFDHRQVSFIGRPFPIAHADEHLERLREWGFNFLRLVVTWEGIEHAGPGIYDSAYLDYLVEVVRKAAQYGFYLFIDPHQDVWSRFSGGDGAPGWTLEAVGLDITHFTETGAALVHATHPSPYPRMAWHTNTSKLACATMFTLFFAGNDFAPQTMIEGEPAQEYLQRHYIDAISQVAVRVKDQPNVLGYDSLNEPSSGFIGWKDLNSLDGSVSLDLSPTPYQSMLLAAGISQEVDVWSIGLASLKKTGTRRLNEFGSHAWLPGYDCIWKQHGVWDFDAAGEPHLLRPDYFAQVNGKSVSFAEDYYRPFNRRFTAAIHDVHPGALIFIETEPDQPPYVMDAQEATEVVYAPHWYDAFVLVKKEYTPWIGVNSLSRRAVFTPPGIRRSYRSQLATLKQQAEGRLSGVPFVLGEFGIPYDLHEKHAYQTGDFSIQLKALQRSMQAVEDNLLNYSLWNYSPDNTNLHGDQWNDEDLSIYSPDQRSNPRDINSGGRALQAVVRPYPVATAGKLISSGFNPRRRVFHMAFRPDPQITAPTEIFVPNYQYPHGYSVRVSDGRYEIKRSSQRLLYWPGEKKSVERITIKP, encoded by the coding sequence TGCCCTATACGCCTCCTGGGGCTACATACACTCAAGAAGGTTTTTTTGATCATCGCCAGGTGTCTTTTATCGGCCGTCCATTCCCTATAGCCCATGCAGATGAACACCTGGAACGCTTGCGTGAATGGGGTTTTAATTTCCTACGCCTGGTGGTCACCTGGGAAGGCATCGAGCATGCGGGGCCAGGGATATACGATTCCGCTTACCTTGACTACCTGGTTGAAGTAGTCAGAAAAGCCGCTCAATACGGTTTTTACCTGTTCATTGACCCTCACCAAGATGTGTGGAGCCGGTTCTCGGGCGGTGATGGCGCACCAGGCTGGACACTCGAAGCCGTGGGGTTGGATATCACCCACTTCACCGAAACAGGCGCAGCGCTGGTGCACGCCACCCATCCCTCGCCCTACCCACGCATGGCCTGGCATACCAATACATCAAAGCTCGCCTGCGCCACCATGTTCACCCTCTTCTTCGCCGGGAATGACTTTGCTCCCCAGACCATGATCGAAGGTGAGCCCGCACAGGAGTACCTGCAACGCCATTACATCGATGCAATCAGCCAGGTGGCTGTGCGCGTGAAAGACCAGCCTAATGTGCTTGGCTACGATAGCTTGAACGAGCCATCCAGTGGCTTCATTGGTTGGAAGGACCTCAATTCGCTCGATGGATCGGTTTCGCTTGACCTATCTCCGACTCCCTACCAATCGATGCTTCTAGCTGCAGGCATCTCGCAAGAGGTTGATGTCTGGTCGATCGGCCTGGCCAGCCTGAAGAAAACAGGAACGCGCCGCCTGAACGAATTCGGCTCGCATGCCTGGCTTCCGGGATACGACTGTATCTGGAAACAACACGGTGTATGGGACTTTGATGCAGCAGGTGAGCCTCACCTGCTGCGACCTGACTACTTCGCCCAGGTAAATGGCAAATCAGTCAGCTTTGCGGAGGATTACTACCGGCCATTTAACCGCCGATTCACTGCAGCTATTCATGATGTACACCCTGGTGCTTTGATTTTCATCGAGACCGAACCGGACCAGCCGCCGTATGTCATGGATGCCCAGGAAGCCACGGAGGTGGTCTACGCGCCGCATTGGTACGATGCCTTCGTGCTGGTAAAAAAGGAGTACACCCCCTGGATTGGAGTCAACAGCCTGAGCCGGCGGGCAGTTTTTACACCGCCAGGCATCCGCCGATCATATCGTTCACAGCTTGCCACGCTCAAGCAGCAGGCTGAGGGACGCCTGAGCGGCGTGCCATTCGTTTTGGGTGAATTTGGCATCCCTTACGACCTGCACGAGAAACACGCCTATCAGACGGGTGACTTCAGCATCCAGCTGAAGGCTCTCCAACGCAGCATGCAAGCGGTGGAAGATAACCTGCTCAATTACAGCCTGTGGAATTACTCCCCCGATAATACCAACCTGCATGGTGACCAGTGGAACGACGAAGACCTGTCGATCTACAGCCCAGACCAACGCAGTAACCCGCGGGATATCAACTCAGGCGGTCGTGCCTTACAAGCCGTGGTACGCCCCTATCCAGTTGCCACGGCGGGAAAGCTAATAAGTTCAGGTTTCAACCCACGCAGGCGTGTTTTCCATATGGCCTTCCGGCCTGATCCCCAGATCACCGCCCCCACCGAAATCTTCGTGCCTAATTATCAATACCCGCACGGTTACAGTGTACGGGTGAGTGATGGACGCTACGAAATAAAGCGCTCCAGCCAGCGCCTGCTCTATTGGCCAGGTGAGAAAAAATCGGTGGAGAGAATCACAATAAAACCATAA